The stretch of DNA GGTAGCGCTGCCTGCAGGGCCTGCAGTTCCAGATTGCAATAGGGGCACCACACGCCGCGATAAAACGAAACGACCAGGGGTCCTTTTGCCAACAGGTCCGCCGAGGAGATCAGGCGGCCGTCGGGATCCTTGAGCGTGAACTCAGGGGCCTTGTCGCCGGCCTTGCTGGCGTTCAGGGCCTGGCCGGACGCGATCAGTTCGGCTGTGGCGCGGTGCATGATGTCCAGTACCTCCGGACTGGGCTTGAAGGCGCGCTTGCCGCCTTCGAAATCGGCCTTGAGGGCATCCAGACGGTCTTGCAAAGACATGATGGGCTTTCCTGAGTGACGGGTGGAACGATTGTTATCTATTCATCAATGCGAAGTTATGCTTGGGTATGGACAACATTTATTCGTCAGACAAATGAATGGTCGGCTTCAAGAACTGACCGTCTTCGCGCGGGTCGGGGAAAGCGGCAGCTTTACGCGCGCCGCGCGCGACATGAACCTGTCCCAGCCCTCGGTGTCGCGCATCGTGGGAGGACTGGAGGCCCGGCTCGGGGTAAAGCTGTTGCTGCGTACCACGCGGCGGCTGACCTTGACGGCGGCGGGCGAGACGTTTCTCGAAAGGGCGCGCGCCGTCCTGGCCGGCCTGGACGAGGCCGAGGATGCCGCGCGCGGCATCGATTCGCTGCGCGGCACCCTGCGCGTGGCGCTGCCCGTGGTTTTCGGCATGCGGGAGGTGATCCCGCGCCTGCCGGGCTTTCTGGCGCGCTATCCGCTGCTGCGGGTGGATCTGCGGGTATCGGACGCCTACCAGGACCTGGTCGCCGAGGGGGTGGACGTCGCCATCCGGCTCGGCAGGCTGGCGGACTCGACCTTCGGCGCGCGCAAGCTCGCGACGCTGCCCAGGTTCGTCGTCGCGGCGCCCACGTATCTGAAGGCCCGCGGCATGCCCAGGCACCCCGCTGACCTGGCCGGCCACGACTGCATCGTCGGTTCCAATGGATCGGGGCGCGAGAGCTGGGTCTTCAAGCGGCGCGGCACGGTCATCTCGGTCGACGTGGCCGGCCGCGTCCAGACGGACTCGGCGCCCGGCCGCCAGGCCGGCGCGCTCGCCGGCCTGGGCATCGCCCGGGTGTCGGCCGCCATGTGCGCGGCCGAACTGCGCTCGGGGGCGCTGTTGCCTCTGCTGGCCGGCTATGCCCTGGAGCCGGTGCAGGTGCATGCCGTCTTTCCCGGGGGGCCTCGTCCTTCATACAAGGTGCAGGCATTTGCCGACTACATGGCGGCGTCGCTCGATACCGGGCCGCCCGGCTCAGCCGGCGGCCAGTGAGTGGCTGCTTTCAAGGTTGGCAGGCCCCAGTTGCTCGATCAACAGCCGTGCCGCCGCCGGCAGGGCGTCCAGGTCGCGATACACGATATGCAGCCAGCGCTGCGCCCAGGGTTCGTCCAGCGCGATCCTGACCAGTCCCGGCATATCGGCGGGGATGCCGATTTCCGGCAGCAGGCCCACGCCCATGCCCACGGCCACCATATTGCGCACGGCCTCGAAGCAGGTCACCTGGATGCGCAGCTTCAGACGGCGGCCGTGCAGCGCCGCGCCGCGCTGGCTCAGCGTATAGATCGAGGCGCCGTCCTGCATGCCGACGAAATCCTCGTCCAATACCTCTTCGAAGCGCAGGCTGGCGCGGTCGGCGTAGCGATGGCCGGCCGGCACGACGACGAACAGCCGGTCCACGCGGTACGGAACGCAGGTCAGCCGCGCCGCCGGCTCGGTTACCGCGCAGATGCCGAAATCCACGGTTCCGTTTTCCACCATGCGCATGACGACATCGCTGGTCTTCTCGATCAGGTCGATCTTGATGGCGCGGTTGCTGGAGAGAAAGCGATGCAGCGCGGGCGGCAGGTAATGAACCATGGCCGTGAAATTGACCGACAGCCGGACATGCCCACGCACGCCCTGCGAGTATTCGTCCAGCTCGCCCTCGGCTTGCTCGCATTGCTCGAAGATGCGCCTGGCGTGCCGATACAGCGTCTGGCCCGCCGGCGTCGGCCGCGCGCCCCGGCTGTGGCGCTCGAAGAGCGGCATGCCGACATCGCGCTCCAGTTCGGAAATCCTGCGGCTGACCGCCGAGGGCACGATATGCGTGGCCTGCGACGCGGCGGCAATACTGCCCTGTTCCACTACTGCGGCGAACATCCGCAAGGATTCGAGATCGAAACGCATGGCCTGACCCTCGGCTTGGGCAGTACCAGACATCGCGAATCGAGATGGCTGGCTTGTCGAAAAAGAAATGGCAGCTCGTCGGGACGGACGATAACATGCCCCGTCATTCGGCATGTATGGCGGTTTTATCGGGTATAGCCGGGTAGTCCGGCACCTGCCGAACGACCGCGAGCCCAAAGCCGGGAGACGGGCTGCCGGATAACACTTGCCGATTCGCGATGCCTCAGACACTATTCGAAAAAATCTGGCGGCGGCATGCCGTCCGGGAAAACGACGACGGCACGACATTGCTCTATGTCGATCGCCATCTGATCAACGAGGTGACCAGCCCGCAGGCTTTCGACGGCCTGCGCCTGGCCGGGCGCAGGCCGAGCCGGCCCGAGTCCGTGCTGGCCATGTCGGATCACAATGTTCCCACCACGGATCGCAGCCAGGGTTTGGCCTCCATTGCCGATCCGGTGGCGCGCGCGCAGGTGCAGGCGCTGCAGTCCAATTGCCGCGAGTTCGGGCTGACCGAATATCCGCTCGGCGACGCCAGGCAAGGAATCCTGCATGTCGTGGCGCCCGAGCAGGGACTGACCCTGCCGGGCACCACGCTGATCTGCGGCGATTCCCACACGAGCACGCACGGCGCCTTCGCCGCGCTGGCCTTCGGGGTCGGGACATCCGACATCGAGCATGCGCTGGCCACGCAATGCCTGCGCCTGGCGCGCATGAAAACCTTGCGGATCGCCATCGAAGGCGAACTGGCCGAGGGCGTCACGGCCAAGGACGCGGCGCTGGCGCTGCTGGGGCGCTTCGGCACGGACGTGGGCACCGGATATGCCATCGAGTACGGCGGCAGTACGGTGCGTGCCATGAGCATGGAAGCGCGCATGACCCTGTGCAATCTGTCCATCGAGGCGGGTGCGCGTTGCGGCATGGTGGCGGTGGACGAAACCACGCTGCGTTATCTGCGCGGCTGCCCCGGCGCGCCGCGGGGCGTGCCGCGTGAAGTGGCCGAGGCATACTGGCGCACGTTGCACAGCGACCCCGGTGCGGTCTTTGACGCCGAACTGACCCTGGACGCCGCAGATATCCGGCCTCAGGTGTCCTGGGGCACCACGCCCGGCATGAGCTGTTCGATCGACGGCGTCGTGCCCGATCCCGAACAGGAGGCCGATCCGATCAAGCGCGCCGGCCTGCGCAATGCGCTGGCCTATATGGACTTGGCCCCCGGCACCCGGATCGCGGACATCGCGCTCGACAAGATCTTCATCGGTTCCTGCACCAACGCCCGCATCGAGGACTTGCGCGATGCGGCGCGCTTCGTCAGGGGCCGCAAGGTGGCCGCGGGCATCGTGCAGGCGCTGGTGGTGCCCGGTTCGGGACTGGTCAAGCGTCAGGCCGAACGGGAAGGATTGGACGAGGTCTTCCGCCAGGCGGGCTTCGAATGGCGCGAGCCGGGCTGCTCGATGTGCCTGGGCATGAACGCCGACCGGCTCGGCCCCGGCGAGCGCTGCGCCTCGACTTCGAACCGCAATTTCGAGGGTCGGCAAGGGCGCGGCGGCCGCACGCATCTGGTCAGCCCGGCGATGGCCGCTGCCGCCGCCATCGCCGGACATTTCGTCGACGTTTCTCGTATTGACAGGCCCTAGACCATGCAGGTATTTACCACCTTGGAAAGCCGGGTCGTACCCATCGATCGGGCCCATGTCGATACCGATGCCATCCTGCCCAAGCAGTACATGAAAATGATAGGCCGTACCGGATTCGGTCCCTATCTGTTTGACGAATGGCGCTATCTCGATCCGGCCGAACCCGGCGACGACTGCGCGGGGCGGCGCCTTGTTCCGGGCTTCGCAATCAACCAGCCGCGCTATCAGGGCGCCGGCATCCTTCTGGGACGCGCCAACTTCGGCTGCGGCTCCAGCCGCGAGCATGCCGTCTGGGCGTTGGCTGAATGGGGCATCCGCGCGCTGGTCGCGCCCGGTTTCGCCGAAATTTTCCATGCCAACTGCCTCAAGAACGGCGTGCTGCCCGTCGTCCTGCCGCAGGGCGTGGTGGACGCGCTGTTCGAGGCCGTGCAGGCCACTGCGGGCTACACGCTGACCGTCGACTTGCCGGGCCAGGCCGTTGTCGAGCCGGACGGCAGGCGCCACGCCTTCGATATATCGGCCTTCAGCAAAGCCATGCTGCTTCAGGGGTTGGACGAGATCGGCGTCACGCTGCGGCACGCCGCCGAGATCGACGCGTTTGCCCGCGAGCGGCTGGCGCGGGAACCCTGGCTCGCGCGCGGCATGTAGCCGGGCCTCGCGCGGATTCGATACCTAAACCAATACAACACGTGTAGGAGATATACATGCAACCCGAGAGCACTCTGAAGGCATCGCCCGCGTCGTGGCATGCCAATCTGACGGCCAAGCATTGGCGCACACTCAACGGCGCCTTCCTGGGCTGGATCTTCGACGGCTACGAGGCGCTGGCCCTGATCGTCATCCTGCCCGCGCTCATGCACTCGGTGCTCACGCCCGCGCAGACGGCTTCGCGCCCCATCTACATCGGCCTGGTGATCGGCATCACGCTGCTCGGCTGGGGCATAGGCGGGCTGGTCGGCGGAACCATGGCCGACTACATCGGCCGCAAGCGCATGATGATGTGGTCGGTGTTTCTTTACGCCGTGCTCACCGGCTTTACGGCGCTGTCGCAGACCGTGTGGCAACTGAGTGCGCTGCGCTTTCTGACCGGCCTGGCCATGGGCAGCGAATGGAGTACCGGTATCGCCCTGATTGCCGAGACCTGGCCCAAGGAAGCGCGCGCCAAAGGCGCGGGCTTCCTGCAGTCCGGCTTCGGCTGGGGCACGCTGATCGCCGCGGTGATCTGGTATTTCCTGGGCAAGTTCGATCCCTTCGGCGCGGACAACTGGCGCGTGATGTTCCTCGTGGGCGCGCTGCCGGCCTTCTTCGTGCTCTATCTGCGCCGCGGCGTGGACGAATCCGAGAAGTGGATCGAGGCCGTGCGCAACAAACGCTGGGGTGCCACCGAGGGCGGCCTGTCGCAGAATGCCTCCGGCAAGCGGCCCTTGACCTTGAAGCAGATCTTCACCGAGCGCGAGGCCGCGCGCCGCATCGTACTGGCCACGGCGCTGTCCATCGTCACCATCGTGGGTTGGTGGGCCGTATCCAGCTGGTTGCCCGCCTACACGGCCTCAATTGCCGTCGCCGGCCACGTGGCCAACGTCCAGGGCTGGGTCTCCTCAGTCAACATCACCTATACCATCGGCGCGATCCTGGCCTATCTGGCCTCGGGTTTCATCATCGACGCGGTGGGCCGCCGCTGGTTTCTTTTCCTGACCTTCGCCGGCTCGCTGCTGACCACGATACTGGTCTATGCATGGGTCGACACGGTGCAGGGCATGCAGGTGGTGGCGCCCATCAACGGTTTTTTCACCCTGGGCTGCGCCTTCGGCTGGCTGGCCATCTACCCGGCCGAGCTTTTCACCTCGTCGGTGCGCTCCACCGCGGTCAGCTTCGTCTTCAACTCGGCGCGGCTGATCGCCTGGTTCTTTCCCATCCTGTCGGGTACGCTGATCAAGTCCTTCGGCGGCGTGTCCCAGGCCGCGCTGATCTTCGGCTCGGTGTATGTGCTGGGCATGATCCTGCCGTGGTTCCTGCCCGAGACCAAAGGGCGGGATCTGCCCGACTGATCCCTCAGGCCGCCGCCCTTGCGCCGCACGCAGGGGTGGCCCGTCGTGCCAGGGCAGATCTCACTTGAGCGGCAGCGTCAGGACGCCCTGCACCGCGGGCCGCATCATCAGGCGCCGGTACCAGGTCGACAAGGCCGGCGTGGCGGGGCGTTCCATTGGAAGGCCCAGCCAGCGATGCGCCGCGCAGCCCAGCGCGATGTCGCCCATCGTCATCTGCGTGCCGCCCACGAATTCCCTGTCCTGCAGCGTTTTTTCCAGTATCAGCGCCTTGGCGTTGGCCTTGGCGGTCGATGCCGCGATGGCGGCAGGGTCGCGCTTTTCCTCGGGGGTGCGCACCAGGCCCTGGAAGGCATGCAGCATGGTCGGTTGCCACTCCGTGGCCTGCCAGTCCATCCAGCGGTCGGCGTCGGCGCGCGCGCAAGGATCGGCAGGCCACAGCGTGCCTTCGCCGTAGCGCGAACTCAGGTAGCGGACGATGGCGTTCGATTCCCACAGCACGAAGCCGCCGTCGTCGATGACGGGTACCTGGCCGTTGGGATTCATGCGCAGGTAGTCGGGCGTTCCGACCACGCCGAATTGGCCGCCGGCCTCAATGCGTTCGTGCGGCAGCGCCAGTTCCCGCACCGCCCACATGACTTTCTGCACATTGACCGAAGTCAGACGGCCCCAGATTTTCAGCATGATAATTCCCGATGTGTGGCCGCGTCGGGCGGCCGGTTTTCAGAACGGCGGCATGGAGCGGCGAGCATAGCCGCTTTCATGGCCCAAGCGCAGCCAATCGAAGGCCGGACCGGGGTCGGTCTTGCGGCCGGGCGCGATGTGCTCGTGGCCGCGCACGTGGGTCAGGGGGTAGCGGCTGCGCAGCAGCGGCACCAAACGCGACAGGGTCTCGTATTGCCGGTCGTCGTAAGGCACGGTGTCCGCGCCTTCGACTTCGATGCCGATGGAGAAATCGTTGCAGCGTTCGCGTCCCCTGAAATGGGATGCGCCCGCGTGCCAGGCCCGGTCTTCGGTCGAGACGAACTGCAGCACGCCGCCGTCGCGGCGCACGAAGAAGTGCGCCGAAACCCGCAGGCCGCGCAGGCGTTCGAGCCAGGGATGCGCGCCGTAGTCGAGCCGGTTCAGGAACAGGTCGGCCACGCAGGGGCCGTCAAAGCGATTGGGCGGCAGGCTGATGTTGTGAATGACCAGCAGCGACACCGCGACGCCCGCCGGGCGCGCATCCGCGTTGGGCGAGGGCAGGCATTGCACGGAAGGATCGGGCCACGAATGG from Bordetella sp. FB-8 encodes:
- a CDS encoding LysR family transcriptional regulator; translated protein: MNGRLQELTVFARVGESGSFTRAARDMNLSQPSVSRIVGGLEARLGVKLLLRTTRRLTLTAAGETFLERARAVLAGLDEAEDAARGIDSLRGTLRVALPVVFGMREVIPRLPGFLARYPLLRVDLRVSDAYQDLVAEGVDVAIRLGRLADSTFGARKLATLPRFVVAAPTYLKARGMPRHPADLAGHDCIVGSNGSGRESWVFKRRGTVISVDVAGRVQTDSAPGRQAGALAGLGIARVSAAMCAAELRSGALLPLLAGYALEPVQVHAVFPGGPRPSYKVQAFADYMAASLDTGPPGSAGGQ
- a CDS encoding LysR family transcriptional regulator; the protein is MSGTAQAEGQAMRFDLESLRMFAAVVEQGSIAAASQATHIVPSAVSRRISELERDVGMPLFERHSRGARPTPAGQTLYRHARRIFEQCEQAEGELDEYSQGVRGHVRLSVNFTAMVHYLPPALHRFLSSNRAIKIDLIEKTSDVVMRMVENGTVDFGICAVTEPAARLTCVPYRVDRLFVVVPAGHRYADRASLRFEEVLDEDFVGMQDGASIYTLSQRGAALHGRRLKLRIQVTCFEAVRNMVAVGMGVGLLPEIGIPADMPGLVRIALDEPWAQRWLHIVYRDLDALPAAARLLIEQLGPANLESSHSLAAG
- the ampD gene encoding 1,6-anhydro-N-acetylmuramyl-L-alanine amidase AmpD; translation: MQTLALDRHGWLRPGLSRPGLSRHSHTRPGHSWPGHSWPDPSVQCLPSPNADARPAGVAVSLLVIHNISLPPNRFDGPCVADLFLNRLDYGAHPWLERLRGLRVSAHFFVRRDGGVLQFVSTEDRAWHAGASHFRGRERCNDFSIGIEVEGADTVPYDDRQYETLSRLVPLLRSRYPLTHVRGHEHIAPGRKTDPGPAFDWLRLGHESGYARRSMPPF
- a CDS encoding glutathione S-transferase family protein, which codes for MLKIWGRLTSVNVQKVMWAVRELALPHERIEAGGQFGVVGTPDYLRMNPNGQVPVIDDGGFVLWESNAIVRYLSSRYGEGTLWPADPCARADADRWMDWQATEWQPTMLHAFQGLVRTPEEKRDPAAIAASTAKANAKALILEKTLQDREFVGGTQMTMGDIALGCAAHRWLGLPMERPATPALSTWYRRLMMRPAVQGVLTLPLK
- the leuC gene encoding 3-isopropylmalate dehydratase large subunit, translated to MPQTLFEKIWRRHAVRENDDGTTLLYVDRHLINEVTSPQAFDGLRLAGRRPSRPESVLAMSDHNVPTTDRSQGLASIADPVARAQVQALQSNCREFGLTEYPLGDARQGILHVVAPEQGLTLPGTTLICGDSHTSTHGAFAALAFGVGTSDIEHALATQCLRLARMKTLRIAIEGELAEGVTAKDAALALLGRFGTDVGTGYAIEYGGSTVRAMSMEARMTLCNLSIEAGARCGMVAVDETTLRYLRGCPGAPRGVPREVAEAYWRTLHSDPGAVFDAELTLDAADIRPQVSWGTTPGMSCSIDGVVPDPEQEADPIKRAGLRNALAYMDLAPGTRIADIALDKIFIGSCTNARIEDLRDAARFVRGRKVAAGIVQALVVPGSGLVKRQAEREGLDEVFRQAGFEWREPGCSMCLGMNADRLGPGERCASTSNRNFEGRQGRGGRTHLVSPAMAAAAAIAGHFVDVSRIDRP
- a CDS encoding MFS transporter, yielding MQPESTLKASPASWHANLTAKHWRTLNGAFLGWIFDGYEALALIVILPALMHSVLTPAQTASRPIYIGLVIGITLLGWGIGGLVGGTMADYIGRKRMMMWSVFLYAVLTGFTALSQTVWQLSALRFLTGLAMGSEWSTGIALIAETWPKEARAKGAGFLQSGFGWGTLIAAVIWYFLGKFDPFGADNWRVMFLVGALPAFFVLYLRRGVDESEKWIEAVRNKRWGATEGGLSQNASGKRPLTLKQIFTEREAARRIVLATALSIVTIVGWWAVSSWLPAYTASIAVAGHVANVQGWVSSVNITYTIGAILAYLASGFIIDAVGRRWFLFLTFAGSLLTTILVYAWVDTVQGMQVVAPINGFFTLGCAFGWLAIYPAELFTSSVRSTAVSFVFNSARLIAWFFPILSGTLIKSFGGVSQAALIFGSVYVLGMILPWFLPETKGRDLPD
- the leuD gene encoding 3-isopropylmalate dehydratase small subunit, with protein sequence MQVFTTLESRVVPIDRAHVDTDAILPKQYMKMIGRTGFGPYLFDEWRYLDPAEPGDDCAGRRLVPGFAINQPRYQGAGILLGRANFGCGSSREHAVWALAEWGIRALVAPGFAEIFHANCLKNGVLPVVLPQGVVDALFEAVQATAGYTLTVDLPGQAVVEPDGRRHAFDISAFSKAMLLQGLDEIGVTLRHAAEIDAFARERLAREPWLARGM